GACAAAAAGTAATGACTGTAAATTTGTTTTACGTATACATGCACTTCTTTGTTATTTAACAAATATTGATACCATGCCATGTAATAGAGTGATGACTACAAAAATGGAAGACCAGTCGATCATCAATTAGCGCTGCACTCCCAATTAGGTAAACATTTGTTTAACGCAAATTAAAGAATTAAGAACTCCGCCCTATAATAGATTTACGATTTTCTGGACAATTTCTTTCGATGTTAATTATGTGATTTTTAAAGAAGAGATATTATGTTATTTAACCAAGCACCAATTAGTCAAGAGGGCTATTGCTACTGCCAAGTGCCAACCTTTTCTCAGTCCTTCACTGTCAAACGAGGTTGCGTTTTTAAGGTCACGAACACGGCGATTTTTCAAGATAATGAATATGCAAAAGCTACCCTTTTTACGTTGAATAAGGgttttagaaatttaaaattttaaatatacaTCCTCCAATAATTAGTTAGCACAGTAAATAAATCACATCCAAAGCTTATCTCTTATTTGCTCGGAAAAGGAAACTATATCTCTTAGAGATGTGTGCGGATCTTACTTAAATATCAGACTCCTATTTGGGTAAACAATTCTTTTGGTTAGTGAAGAGTATACAAAAGCTCTTGCCTGCGATCGAGTGTTCACGAAAACATGAGTGTTCAACAAGCAGATTGGGCATCTCTTCCGGGAGACATTATGGATACTGTTTTGAAGAAGTTGGGATCGTTTGATGAATACTTGCGCGTCAGCCAGGTATGTATGTCGTGGTTTTCGTTTGTCATGAATCATACGGAGTTGAAGGAGTTATCGCGCAAACAAGCTCCCTTGTTAGTGATTCCAGCGATAGATAATAGCCGAGATAGGCGCAATTTGTACAGTGTGATTGATCGCAAGACTTATGGTGTGCAAGTAATTTTGCGCTACAATAGAAGATGTGTTGGCTCCAGCCATGGATGGTTGGCGACCGTGGGAAGAAAGATGGTTATAACCCTCACGAATCCATTCTCGCAAAGACAAATTCGTCTTCCTCCGATATTCAATCCTCCCAAGGGAGACATCACAAAAGACAATCCTTATTGCTTTTATTTGTGggtttttaaagttattttgtCTGATGATCCAGATCTGTGCCCAGAGAATTGTGTGGTGGGGGTGATTTATGATCACCTCGATAGATTGGCATTTATTAAATTGGGTGATGAATGTTGGACTTATGTGGACATGAATCTCAAGGCATTTACCGATATTACATTTTCCCGGGGATTATTGCATGCGATCGATAGACATGGAAAGCTCATATCTGTCGACCTTAATATCGACTCATATGTCGgggaaaatgaagtagaagtCATTGTGCCACGTTGTATGCCAAGGCAGTCAGATTTTGCATACATCGTCGAATCGTGCAGCAGAGATATACTTATGGTTCGAAGATTTCTGGTGAAGCAACCAGAGCACAAGGATCTTTACCTTACGagagaaattagggttttcaaGCTTAAGAGGAATTCAAGCGCGCGCTCGGGGTGGATTGAGGTTAAGAACTTGGACGGGGAGTCCTTATTTGTTGGAGACAGCCATTCGACATCACTTTCTTGTTCGGAATTTCCCGGGGTGAAGCCGAACTGCATCTATTATACGGATGATTACTTCCACGATGGACACTATCACTACAAAGAAGATGGACCTCTGGATATGGGAGTGTTCGATATGGACAATGGAAGCTTCGAATCACATTACGTTCTGGATCCTTCTCAGAAGCAATTTCCTCCTGCAATATTCATTATGCCGAGTTTCTCACGTAATTTTCCTTAGATTGACTCTATAGTTATAAGCAATTATTTATATGGAAGATTTTCACCTCATCGAGAGAACTTTGTAAGTTTTTACTTCGTTTATCACTCACTGTGTTTAGCTGCACCTTCAAGCAATCTTATAAAAGACTTAATTACGCAAATGATGTAAACCACAGGTGCATAATTGTTGGGTATTTGATCCacaatttttcctcttctctgCAGCAAGTCAAAGAGCAATTTCACCGAGGCAGTACTTCACATTATTTATATGCTCAGACATTTTTGGTTCATTGTGATGTTGAGAaggcaatgtttttttttttttcacttatgcAAGCAGATTTAATTTGATGGTTTATCGCATTGATTTTGTTAGAATTATACTTGTGACatgatttttacctttttattttgtttgtcgTCATTACGGATAGAACTAGAACTTTAAGAAACTCAAGTGGGGCACTATAATCTCAATCGATGAggaatttcttgaaaaaaaaaaatgaacttataattttaagaaactcttggagaaaaaagcaaaacagGTGGCATGTTGATGGACATCGCGAAATTTCAAGTTGGTTGGCATATCATaactttcctattttgaattgaattgattgattgttatcttttttttatagaatataTCCGTTGCatgatgtaatttttttgaaaactctAAAAAGATTGCATTCATCCATTgccatgattaaattaaaattacaacTTTAAAATAGGAattgtagataattgcatactTAATCTCTCTTGTAAATATTTACGTTAGATTGtacttttattcaaaattacatCTCTGAAATGGTAAGTCATGTTTAAAATACTTAATCTTTAATAAGTTAGGGTTTAGAGCAatttaaatcctaattttttgagaaataaagtattttggTATAGTTTTACATAGGGTCATAAATTAATccgaaaatgaataattcaccattgccatgtcatatacattgcatttagaaaaaattcatgcatagcatatagtTTTGTCTTTCGTTATTTCataaatcgaaaataaaaaataattgcctGGCGCATGCTCTTTGCAAACCATTGAATGCTTATTGTTATTTTAACCGATTGTGCACCTATGTGACCACCTTTGTTAGTGATCTAG
The genomic region above belongs to Rhodamnia argentea isolate NSW1041297 chromosome 6, ASM2092103v1, whole genome shotgun sequence and contains:
- the LOC115756007 gene encoding F-box protein SKIP23-like, whose amino-acid sequence is MSVQQADWASLPGDIMDTVLKKLGSFDEYLRVSQVCMSWFSFVMNHTELKELSRKQAPLLVIPAIDNSRDRRNLYSVIDRKTYGVQVILRYNRRCVGSSHGWLATVGRKMVITLTNPFSQRQIRLPPIFNPPKGDITKDNPYCFYLWVFKVILSDDPDLCPENCVVGVIYDHLDRLAFIKLGDECWTYVDMNLKAFTDITFSRGLLHAIDRHGKLISVDLNIDSYVGENEVEVIVPRCMPRQSDFAYIVESCSRDILMVRRFLVKQPEHKDLYLTREIRVFKLKRNSSARSGWIEVKNLDGESLFVGDSHSTSLSCSEFPGVKPNCIYYTDDYFHDGHYHYKEDGPLDMGVFDMDNGSFESHYVLDPSQKQFPPAIFIMPSFSRNFP